In the genome of Acidimicrobiales bacterium, one region contains:
- a CDS encoding EAL domain-containing protein → MTAAAHDHASLAGQLAEAEERFTLAFEAAPIGKALVAPDGRWLRVNPALCRILGYTEEELRGLTFQDVTHPDDLESDLDLVHQVIAGLIPRYAIEKRYIRRDGRVVRAQLDVALVRDELGHPLYFISQVQDITARTAMVAALARAERTQRASLDALEQGVVLATVDGEVEVANPAAERILGMTREEMAARFLSADWVTYAADGHRLHPDERPVLVTFATGQPVHEQIVGSLHPDGRVRQLRVSTQPVRDAEGAVTAVVVAFADITEQREAERARTEAERALRATNAWYAALVERSSDIICVLESTGHIRYVSPAGTALWGASLEEAQGRAFSEVIHPEDRDAVRATYIDLVDHPGQARTAACRIRTSRSTYRQVEIVATNRLDDPDVAGIVANVRDVTERAEAAARLAWQAYHDPLTGLPNRALLNDRLGPAVERSRRRGERLAVLFIDVDRFKVVNDTLGHDAGDQLLVELAERLVQAVRGGDTVARLGGDEFLVVTETATGTDDITRMAERVGAALSRPVALAQGEVRVSSSIGIAFDAGGDPGALLRDADIALYRAKEKGRDRYEIFDDSLRVAALHRLGVEQDLRDALAGHALDVHFQPVVDLDTATVLGAEALLRLPDGHGGLRAPAEHVAVADESGLIVPIGAVVLDRACAALARWRVELGTDAPGHVAVNIAGRQLGSPDLADAVDRVTATHGLAPCDLVLELTESTVIGADRATLRTVERLDEMGARLAIDDFGTGYSSLAYLKRFPIRIVKIDRTFVAGLGTDRSDTEIVRAVVSLGDALGLDVVAEGIETPAQLAAVRDLGCRQGQGYLLARPAPADHLPAQRATVAAALGHAP, encoded by the coding sequence GTGACCGCCGCTGCCCATGACCACGCCAGCCTGGCCGGCCAGCTGGCCGAGGCCGAGGAGCGCTTCACCCTGGCCTTCGAGGCCGCCCCCATCGGCAAGGCCCTCGTCGCCCCCGACGGCCGGTGGCTCCGGGTCAACCCCGCCCTGTGCCGCATCCTCGGCTACACGGAGGAGGAGCTTCGGGGCCTCACCTTCCAGGACGTCACCCACCCCGACGACCTGGAGAGCGACCTGGACCTCGTCCACCAGGTGATCGCCGGGCTCATCCCCCGGTACGCCATCGAGAAGCGCTACATCCGCCGCGACGGCCGGGTGGTGCGGGCCCAGCTCGACGTGGCCCTGGTGCGCGACGAGCTCGGCCACCCGCTCTACTTCATCTCCCAGGTCCAGGACATCACCGCCCGCACCGCCATGGTGGCCGCCCTGGCCCGGGCCGAGCGGACCCAGCGGGCCAGCCTCGACGCCCTGGAGCAAGGGGTGGTCCTGGCCACCGTGGACGGGGAGGTCGAGGTGGCCAACCCCGCCGCCGAGCGCATCCTGGGGATGACCCGGGAGGAGATGGCGGCGCGCTTCCTCTCGGCCGACTGGGTCACCTACGCGGCCGACGGCCACCGGCTCCACCCCGACGAGCGGCCCGTGCTGGTCACCTTCGCCACCGGGCAACCGGTCCACGAGCAGATCGTCGGCTCGCTGCACCCCGACGGCCGGGTCCGCCAGCTCCGGGTCAGCACCCAACCGGTGCGTGACGCCGAGGGCGCCGTCACCGCCGTGGTCGTCGCCTTCGCCGACATCACCGAGCAGCGCGAGGCCGAACGGGCCCGCACCGAGGCCGAGCGGGCCCTGCGGGCCACCAACGCCTGGTACGCGGCCCTGGTCGAACGCAGCTCCGACATCATCTGCGTGCTGGAGAGCACCGGCCACATCCGCTACGTCAGCCCCGCCGGCACCGCCCTGTGGGGGGCGAGCCTGGAGGAGGCCCAGGGCCGGGCCTTCTCCGAGGTCATCCACCCCGAAGACCGCGACGCGGTCCGGGCCACCTACATCGACCTGGTCGACCACCCCGGCCAGGCCCGCACCGCCGCCTGCCGCATCCGGACCAGCCGATCGACCTACCGGCAGGTCGAGATCGTGGCCACCAACCGCCTCGACGACCCCGACGTGGCCGGCATCGTGGCCAACGTGCGGGACGTCACCGAGCGGGCCGAGGCCGCCGCCCGCCTGGCCTGGCAGGCCTACCACGACCCCCTGACCGGCCTGCCCAACCGGGCCCTGCTGAACGACCGCCTGGGGCCGGCGGTGGAGCGCAGCCGCCGAAGGGGCGAGCGGCTGGCCGTCCTGTTCATCGACGTGGACCGGTTCAAGGTGGTCAACGACACCCTCGGGCACGATGCCGGCGACCAGCTCCTGGTCGAGCTGGCCGAGCGCCTGGTCCAGGCCGTGCGGGGCGGCGACACCGTGGCCCGCCTGGGTGGCGACGAGTTCCTCGTCGTCACCGAGACGGCGACCGGGACCGACGACATCACCCGCATGGCCGAGCGGGTGGGGGCCGCCCTGTCCCGGCCCGTGGCCCTGGCCCAGGGCGAGGTCCGGGTGTCGTCGTCCATCGGCATCGCCTTCGACGCCGGCGGCGACCCGGGCGCCCTCCTGCGCGACGCCGACATCGCCCTCTACCGGGCCAAGGAGAAGGGCCGGGACCGCTACGAGATCTTCGACGACTCGCTCCGGGTGGCCGCCCTGCACCGCCTCGGCGTCGAGCAGGACCTCCGCGACGCGCTGGCCGGCCACGCCCTCGACGTGCACTTCCAGCCGGTGGTCGACCTCGACACGGCCACCGTGCTGGGGGCCGAGGCCCTGCTCCGCCTGCCCGACGGCCACGGCGGCCTGCGGGCCCCGGCCGAGCACGTGGCCGTGGCCGACGAGTCGGGCCTGATCGTGCCCATCGGGGCCGTGGTGCTGGACCGGGCCTGCGCCGCCCTGGCCCGGTGGCGAGTCGAGCTGGGGACCGACGCCCCGGGCCACGTGGCCGTCAACATCGCCGGGCGCCAGCTCGGCTCCCCGGACCTGGCCGACGCCGTGGACCGGGTCACCGCCACCCACGGCCTGGCCCCCTGCGACCTGGTCCTGGAGCTCACGGAGTCGACCGTGATCGGGGCCGACCGGGCCACGCTCCGCACCGTCGAGCGACTGGACGAGATGGGGGCCCGGCTGGCCATCGACGACTTCGGCACCGGCTACAGCAGCCTGGCCTACCTCAAGCGCTTCCCCATCCGCATCGTCAAGATCGACCGGACCTTCGTCGCCGGCCTGGGCACCGACCGGAGCGACACCGAGATCGTGCGGGCCGTGGTCTCCCTGGGCGACGCCCTCGGGCTCGACGTGGTGGCCGAGGGCATCGAGACGCCGGCCCAGCTGGCCGCCGTCCGCGACCTCGGGTGCCGGCAGGGCCAGGGCTACCTGCTGGCCCGCCCGGCCCCGGCCGACCACCTCCCGGCCCAGCGGGCCACGGTGGCGGCCGCCCTGGGCCACGCCCCCTGA
- a CDS encoding CsbD family protein — protein MSGSDSGPEAGAKGVVEGVKGTAKEVAGAVTGNEDLEREGEAQQDKAHAQRDVARKEAQADAARAEAEGHEAEERAHQ, from the coding sequence ATGTCTGGATCCGACTCAGGCCCCGAGGCCGGCGCCAAGGGCGTCGTCGAAGGGGTCAAGGGCACCGCCAAGGAGGTCGCCGGAGCCGTCACCGGCAACGAGGACCTCGAGCGCGAGGGCGAGGCCCAGCAGGACAAGGCCCACGCCCAGCGCGACGTGGCCCGCAAGGAGGCCCAGGCCGACGCGGCCCGGGCCGAGGCCGAGGGCCACGAGGCCGAGGAACGGGCCCACCAGTAG
- a CDS encoding LytR C-terminal domain-containing protein, which yields MTAPARGRDDATIRGAVVLVVAIVIGLALLWRSGTGDEDAATTTTRDTTTTEFGATTSSDGALDPIETSSVPEGPTGTQDPALVAVVVFNGTPDRIPGIAREFSDKASAGGYEALPPADAAASTDTTTIYAAAGFEADAEAMRGVLTLPNAIVAAKPAEPLGTGDERADIVVVLGTDYAS from the coding sequence GTGACGGCGCCGGCCCGAGGGCGCGACGACGCCACCATCCGGGGCGCGGTGGTCCTGGTCGTCGCCATCGTGATCGGCCTGGCCCTGCTGTGGCGCAGCGGGACGGGCGACGAGGACGCGGCCACCACCACCACTCGGGACACCACCACCACGGAGTTCGGCGCCACCACCAGCTCCGACGGCGCCCTGGACCCCATCGAGACCAGCTCGGTGCCCGAGGGCCCCACCGGCACCCAGGACCCGGCCCTGGTGGCCGTCGTCGTGTTCAACGGCACGCCGGATCGCATCCCGGGCATCGCCCGGGAGTTCAGCGACAAGGCGTCCGCCGGGGGTTACGAGGCTCTGCCGCCCGCCGATGCCGCGGCGTCCACCGACACCACCACCATCTACGCCGCCGCCGGCTTCGAGGCCGACGCCGAGGCCATGAGGGGTGTGCTGACCCTGCCCAACGCCATCGTGGCGGCCAAGCCGGCCGAGCCCCTCGGGACCGGCGACGAGCGGGCCGACATCGTGGTGGTGCTGGGCACCGACTACGCCTCCTAG
- the otsB gene encoding trehalose-phosphatase, producing the protein MPSASDLRARLGRAAILTDFDGTLSAVVDDPAAAVPAPGAVDVLLALVDRAAVVGVVSGRPVEVLARHLPDPRIHLSGLYGLEQRAHGTVTDLPETRRWVTPVAQAGAELEGRAPAGVVVELKRLSLTVHYRRRPELEAEVKALAHEVAASHALTARPARLSIEMHPPETPDKGVVVEDLARGCDAACFLGDDVGDLAAFDALDRLREKGGMPTVKVGVESPESAPELLARSDVRVAGPEGAIGWLRSLL; encoded by the coding sequence ATGCCTTCGGCGAGCGACCTGCGGGCCCGGCTGGGCCGCGCCGCCATCCTGACCGACTTCGACGGCACCCTCTCGGCCGTGGTCGACGACCCGGCGGCCGCGGTGCCGGCCCCCGGCGCCGTGGACGTGCTCCTGGCCCTGGTCGACCGGGCCGCGGTGGTGGGCGTGGTCTCCGGCCGCCCGGTCGAGGTGCTGGCCCGGCACCTGCCCGACCCCCGCATCCACCTGTCGGGCCTCTACGGCCTGGAGCAACGGGCCCACGGCACGGTGACCGACCTGCCCGAGACCCGGCGCTGGGTCACCCCGGTGGCGCAGGCCGGCGCCGAGCTGGAGGGCCGGGCCCCGGCCGGGGTGGTGGTCGAGCTCAAGCGCCTGTCCCTCACCGTCCACTACCGCCGGCGGCCCGAGCTGGAGGCCGAGGTGAAGGCCCTGGCCCACGAGGTGGCCGCCAGCCACGCCCTCACCGCCCGCCCGGCCCGCCTGTCGATCGAGATGCACCCGCCCGAGACGCCGGACAAGGGCGTGGTGGTCGAGGACCTGGCCCGCGGGTGCGACGCGGCCTGCTTCCTGGGTGACGACGTCGGCGACCTGGCCGCCTTCGACGCCCTGGACCGCCTGCGCGAGAAGGGGGGGATGCCGACGGTCAAGGTCGGGGTCGAGAGCCCCGAGTCGGCCCCCGAGCTGCTGGCCCGGTCCGACGTGCGCGTCGCGGGCCCCGAGGGGGCCATCGGTTGGCTCCGCTCGCTCCTCTGA
- a CDS encoding trehalose-6-phosphate synthase, whose protein sequence is MAERPVVIVSNRGPVSFRRDEHGALVGRRGAGGLVSGLAPLVAGSDALWIAAALSDDDRAAAAEGVVEAGGLRVQVLAPDRSDLGLAYDVVSNETLWFAHHGMLDHYRTPTFDRAWYEAWDAFGRVNAAFAAAVAEAAPRDAAVLVQDYHLPLVGPALAAERPDLRCVHFSHTPFARPAELAVLPEAVRAVLLGGMAAHRACGFHSERWAGAARGAARAVGHDLATFVAPLGPDPDDLAATAGSEACVAAGAELDELVGDRLFLVRVDRIELSKNIQRGFLAYDHLLEAHPEWRERVTFGAFVYPSRQDVPAYRHYREDVEATIDRVNERWGTAGWQPIAYDPTDDYPRSVAALRRADAVLVNPVRDGLNLVAKEAPLLSDRDAVLLLSAGAGAWDELEGAALAVDAWDVVAAGEALHRALSMGRAERAERAADLRRRVTRHSPATWLAAQLDQA, encoded by the coding sequence GTGGCCGAGCGACCCGTGGTGATCGTCTCCAACCGGGGGCCGGTGAGCTTCCGCCGGGACGAGCACGGCGCGCTGGTGGGCCGGCGGGGCGCCGGCGGGCTGGTCTCCGGCCTGGCCCCCCTCGTGGCCGGCAGCGACGCGCTCTGGATCGCCGCCGCCCTGAGCGACGACGACCGGGCCGCCGCCGCCGAGGGCGTGGTCGAGGCCGGGGGGCTGCGCGTCCAGGTCCTGGCCCCCGACCGATCGGACCTCGGCCTGGCCTACGACGTGGTCAGCAACGAGACGCTGTGGTTCGCCCACCACGGCATGCTCGACCACTACCGGACCCCCACCTTCGACCGGGCCTGGTACGAGGCGTGGGACGCCTTCGGCCGGGTCAACGCGGCCTTCGCCGCCGCGGTGGCCGAGGCCGCCCCCCGCGACGCCGCCGTCCTGGTGCAGGACTACCACCTCCCCCTGGTGGGCCCGGCGCTGGCCGCCGAGCGGCCCGACCTGCGGTGCGTCCACTTCAGCCACACGCCCTTCGCCCGGCCGGCCGAGCTGGCCGTCCTGCCCGAGGCGGTGAGGGCCGTCCTCCTGGGCGGCATGGCGGCCCACCGGGCGTGCGGCTTCCACTCCGAGCGGTGGGCCGGCGCGGCCCGGGGCGCGGCCCGGGCCGTGGGCCACGACCTGGCCACCTTCGTCGCCCCACTGGGCCCCGACCCCGACGACCTGGCCGCCACCGCCGGCTCCGAGGCCTGCGTCGCCGCCGGGGCCGAGCTGGACGAGCTGGTCGGGGACCGCCTGTTCCTGGTGCGGGTCGACCGCATCGAGCTGTCCAAGAACATCCAGCGCGGCTTCCTGGCCTACGACCACCTGCTGGAGGCCCATCCCGAGTGGCGGGAGCGGGTGACCTTCGGGGCCTTCGTCTACCCGTCGCGCCAGGACGTGCCCGCCTACCGGCACTACCGCGAGGACGTGGAGGCCACCATCGACCGGGTCAACGAGCGGTGGGGCACGGCCGGCTGGCAGCCCATCGCCTACGACCCCACCGACGACTACCCCCGATCCGTCGCCGCCCTCCGCCGGGCCGACGCCGTGCTGGTGAACCCGGTGCGCGACGGCCTGAACCTGGTGGCCAAGGAGGCGCCCCTCCTGTCGGACCGGGACGCCGTCCTCCTCCTCAGCGCCGGCGCCGGGGCGTGGGACGAGCTGGAGGGGGCGGCCCTGGCCGTCGACGCCTGGGACGTGGTGGCCGCCGGCGAGGCCCTGCACCGGGCCCTCTCGATGGGCCGGGCCGAGCGGGCCGAGCGGGCCGCGGACCTCCGCCGCCGGGTCACCCGGCACTCACCGGCCACGTGGCTGGCGGCCCAGCTGGACCAGGCCTGA